One Streptococcus sp. DTU_2020_1001019_1_SI_AUS_MUR_006 DNA window includes the following coding sequences:
- a CDS encoding DUF1273 domain-containing protein, with translation MHTALVLGYSSFDLGLFNEKDIRLKIIKKAIRRDLEKLADEGLKWLVFTGTLGFEHWVLEIARDMKGDFGFQLATIFDFETHGANWNEGNQVKLSEFKQVDFVKYAYPNYEHKGQLRDYQLFLLENTDGAYLFYDEENETKLKYFYELMKKKDNYITKRLTFEELNEVAENFSEN, from the coding sequence ATGCATACAGCCTTGGTTTTAGGCTATTCTAGCTTTGATTTAGGATTGTTTAATGAAAAAGATATTCGTTTAAAAATTATTAAAAAAGCCATTCGTAGAGATTTAGAAAAACTAGCAGATGAAGGGTTGAAATGGTTGGTGTTTACGGGAACTCTGGGATTTGAACACTGGGTTTTAGAGATAGCCAGAGATATGAAAGGTGACTTTGGTTTCCAACTTGCCACTATCTTTGATTTCGAAACTCATGGGGCAAACTGGAATGAGGGGAATCAGGTCAAACTGAGTGAATTTAAACAAGTTGATTTTGTTAAGTACGCCTATCCAAACTACGAGCACAAGGGTCAATTACGAGATTATCAACTTTTCTTACTTGAAAATACAGATGGAGCCTATCTTTTTTACGATGAAGAAAATGAAACAAAACTGAAGTATTTTTACGAACTGATGAAAAAGAAAGACAACTATATTACAAAAAGATTAACATTTGAGGAATTAAACGAAGTAGCTGAAAATTTTTCCGAAAATTGA
- the gpsB gene encoding cell division regulator GpsB encodes MASIIFTAKDIFEQDFGREVRGYSKAEVDGFLDDVIKDYETYAVLVKSLRSEIAELKEELAKKPQVTPATSEPADHGSTTSMTNFDILKRLNRLEKEVFGKQILDNSDF; translated from the coding sequence ATGGCAAGTATTATTTTTACAGCAAAAGATATTTTTGAACAGGATTTTGGAAGAGAAGTACGTGGATATAGTAAAGCAGAGGTTGATGGATTTTTGGATGATGTCATCAAGGATTATGAAACTTATGCAGTATTAGTGAAGTCACTCCGTTCAGAAATCGCGGAGCTTAAAGAGGAATTGGCTAAAAAACCTCAAGTGACACCAGCAACTTCTGAACCGGCAGATCATGGAAGTACGACTTCTATGACAAACTTTGATATTTTGAAACGTTTGAATCGTCTTGAAAAAGAAGTATTTGGCAAACAAATCTTGGATAATTCTGATTTCTAA
- a CDS encoding class I SAM-dependent RNA methyltransferase encodes MKTTFNLIATAAAGLEAVVGREVRDLGYDCQVENGRVRFQGDVKAIIQTNLWLRAADRIKIVVGTFPAKTFEELFQGVFALDWENYLPLGARFPITKAKCVKSKLHNEPSVQAISKKAVVKKLQKHYARPEGVPLMENGPEFKIEVSILKDVATLMIDTTGSSLFKRGYRTEKGGAPIKENMAAAILQLSNWYPDKPLIDPTCGSGTFCIEAAMIARKMAPGLRRSFAFEEWNWVSDRLIQEVRTEASKQIDREIELDIMGCDIDGRMVEIAKANAQAAGVSGDILFKQMRVQDLRTDKINGVIISNPPYGERLSDDAGVTKLYAEMGEVFEPLKTWSKFILTSDEAFESKYGSQADKKRKLYNGTLKVDLYQYFGQRVKRNLTD; translated from the coding sequence ATGAAAACAACATTTAATTTAATTGCGACTGCTGCGGCGGGTTTGGAAGCTGTAGTTGGGCGTGAAGTAAGAGATTTGGGCTACGATTGTCAGGTTGAAAACGGTCGTGTCCGTTTTCAAGGTGATGTGAAAGCAATCATCCAAACAAACTTGTGGCTAAGAGCTGCGGATAGAATCAAAATCGTCGTGGGAACTTTTCCTGCAAAAACATTTGAAGAACTCTTTCAAGGTGTTTTTGCCTTAGATTGGGAGAACTATCTCCCGCTTGGAGCACGTTTCCCAATTACCAAGGCTAAGTGTGTCAAGTCAAAATTACACAATGAGCCAAGTGTGCAGGCGATTTCTAAGAAGGCAGTTGTTAAGAAATTACAAAAACATTATGCACGACCAGAGGGCGTTCCTCTCATGGAAAATGGTCCAGAGTTCAAGATTGAAGTTTCCATTTTGAAAGATGTAGCCACTCTTATGATTGATACAACTGGGTCAAGTCTCTTTAAACGTGGTTACCGTACTGAAAAAGGTGGAGCTCCGATCAAAGAAAATATGGCAGCTGCGATTTTGCAACTTTCTAACTGGTACCCTGATAAGCCTTTGATTGATCCAACCTGTGGTTCGGGAACTTTTTGTATTGAGGCGGCTATGATTGCGCGCAAGATGGCGCCTGGTTTGCGTCGTTCTTTTGCCTTTGAAGAATGGAACTGGGTTAGTGATCGCTTGATTCAAGAAGTCAGAACTGAAGCTAGTAAGCAGATAGATCGAGAGATTGAACTGGATATTATGGGATGTGATATTGATGGTCGTATGGTAGAAATTGCCAAGGCCAATGCCCAGGCAGCAGGAGTATCTGGAGATATTCTCTTTAAACAGATGCGTGTGCAGGATTTGCGTACGGATAAGATTAACGGAGTTATTATCTCTAACCCACCATATGGGGAACGTCTGTCAGATGATGCAGGAGTAACTAAACTTTATGCCGAAATGGGTGAGGTTTTTGAGCCTCTCAAGACGTGGAGTAAATTTATCCTGACTAGTGATGAAGCCTTTGAAAGCAAATATGGTAGTCAGGCGGACAAAAAACGAAAACTCTACAATGGTACTTTGAAAGTTGATTTATATCAATATTTTGGTCAACGTGTCAAAAGAAATTTGACAGATTAG
- a CDS encoding cell division site-positioning protein MapZ family protein: MDPKDKKEELLEPEKISQEPQFDFEEAKDLTVGQVIRKNEEIEAGVTPDDTILDKYIKQHREEIEADKFTNIQAKKEELRSLDDLLQDAKETIDEEVEPVEEVPDLEIAAEEEGVATEEFLLPPLEETLVMDKNPVEPVTEPLVAEDEEALQEEHQSLSRSAQAEDEPQNKKLWVILSALLAIIVLIIGGSYYVYRQITRSSQEIQSQSSDTGLVSNQAILNQFNSLYDTFYTDENKTALKNSQFSQLSQLKELLDKLEGASEHTLAKSKYDSLETQIKAVQDVNAQFETPAITDGVLNTNAKVKADAKFTEVKTGNTEIDKLLDKAISLGKSQLSGSTSSSSSQSSSSSQTESNSATESNASSSANASTSAGETASANNILNSGLASNGVNLQRSVSRVPYNQAAVSDSSDPAWTFADGVLERILETSRARGYITGNQYILEPVNIVNGNGYYNLYKPDGTYLFTLNCKTGYFVGNGSGHADDLDY, translated from the coding sequence ATGGATCCAAAGGATAAAAAAGAAGAGTTGTTAGAACCTGAGAAAATATCTCAGGAACCTCAGTTTGATTTTGAGGAAGCTAAGGATCTGACAGTTGGACAAGTTATTCGAAAAAATGAAGAAATCGAAGCAGGAGTAACTCCTGATGATACGATTTTGGACAAATACATTAAACAACACCGTGAAGAAATCGAAGCTGATAAATTTACTAACATTCAGGCGAAGAAAGAGGAACTTCGAAGTCTAGATGATTTGCTTCAAGACGCCAAAGAAACAATTGATGAAGAGGTTGAACCAGTAGAAGAAGTCCCTGACTTAGAGATTGCTGCTGAAGAAGAGGGAGTAGCAACGGAAGAATTTCTCCTTCCGCCACTAGAGGAAACCTTGGTTATGGATAAAAACCCAGTGGAACCTGTAACTGAGCCCCTTGTTGCAGAGGATGAAGAAGCTTTGCAAGAGGAACATCAATCTTTATCTCGCTCTGCTCAAGCAGAAGATGAGCCACAAAACAAAAAACTGTGGGTCATCTTGTCAGCTCTTTTAGCGATTATTGTCTTGATTATTGGGGGTAGCTACTACGTTTATCGTCAAATTACGCGTTCTTCTCAAGAAATTCAGTCTCAGTCATCTGATACAGGTTTGGTAAGTAATCAAGCAATTCTCAATCAATTTAACAGTCTCTATGATACTTTTTATACTGATGAGAATAAAACTGCCCTAAAAAATAGTCAGTTTAGTCAGCTGAGTCAGCTCAAAGAACTTTTAGATAAACTTGAGGGAGCTAGTGAGCATACTCTTGCCAAATCAAAATACGATAGTCTTGAAACACAAATCAAAGCGGTACAAGATGTTAATGCTCAATTTGAAACACCAGCTATTACAGATGGTGTTCTAAATACCAATGCTAAAGTAAAGGCAGATGCCAAATTTACCGAAGTTAAGACTGGGAATACTGAGATTGATAAACTGCTAGATAAGGCTATCAGCCTTGGTAAGAGCCAACTTTCAGGTTCTACAAGCTCAAGCAGTAGTCAATCAAGTTCATCAAGCCAAACAGAGTCAAACTCAGCAACTGAAAGCAATGCTAGCAGCTCTGCTAATGCATCAACTTCAGCGGGTGAAACAGCCTCAGCAAATAATATCCTAAATAGTGGACTAGCAAGCAATGGTGTGAATCTACAAAGAAGTGTCAGTCGAGTACCGTACAATCAAGCCGCTGTAAGTGATAGTAGTGATCCTGCTTGGACTTTTGCAGATGGTGTCCTTGAACGCATTCTTGAGACTTCGCGTGCGCGTGGCTACATTACAGGCAACCAATATATTTTGGAACCTGTGAATATTGTTAATGGCAATGGCTACTATAATCTTTATAAACCAGATGGTACCTATCTCTTTACCCTTAACTGTAAGACAGGATACTTTGTAGGGAATGGTTCTGGACATGCGGATGATTTAGACTACTAG
- the gndA gene encoding NADP-dependent phosphogluconate dehydrogenase — translation MTKANFGVVGMAVMGRNLALNIESRGYTVAIYNRSKEKTEDVIACHPDKNFVPSYDVESFVNSIEKPRRIMLMVQAGPGTDATIQALLPHLDKGDILIDGGNTFYKDTIRRNEELANSGINFIGTGVSGGEKGALEGPSIMPGGQKEAYDLVADVLEEISAKAPEDGKPCVTYIGPDGAGHYVKMVHNGIEYGDMQLIAESYDLMQHLLGLSAEDMAEIFTEWNKGELDSYLIEITADILGRKDDEGQDGPIVDYILDAAGNKGTGKWTSQSALDLGVPLSLITESVFARYISTYKEERVHASKVLPKPAAFKFEGDKAELIEKIRQALYFSKIISYAQGFAQLRVASKENNWNLPFADIASIWRDGCIIRSRFLQKITDAYNRDADLANLLLDEYFLDVTAKYQQSVRDIVALAVQAGVPVPTFSAAITYFDSYRSADLPANLIQAQRDYFGAHTYQRKDKEGTFHYSWYDEK, via the coding sequence ATGACAAAAGCTAACTTTGGTGTTGTTGGTATGGCCGTAATGGGTCGTAACCTTGCCCTTAATATTGAATCTCGTGGTTATACAGTTGCTATTTATAACCGTAGTAAAGAAAAAACTGAAGATGTGATTGCTTGCCACCCTGATAAAAATTTCGTGCCAAGCTATGACGTTGAAAGTTTTGTAAACTCAATCGAAAAACCACGTCGTATCATGCTGATGGTTCAAGCAGGACCTGGTACAGATGCGACGATTCAAGCCCTTCTTCCACACTTGGATAAAGGTGATATCTTGATTGATGGAGGGAATACTTTCTACAAAGATACCATCCGTCGTAATGAAGAATTGGCGAACTCAGGTATCAACTTTATCGGTACAGGTGTTTCTGGTGGTGAAAAAGGTGCCCTTGAAGGTCCTTCTATCATGCCTGGGGGACAAAAAGAAGCTTATGACTTGGTAGCAGATGTTCTTGAAGAAATCTCTGCAAAAGCTCCAGAAGATGGTAAACCATGTGTAACTTACATCGGTCCTGATGGAGCTGGTCACTATGTAAAAATGGTCCACAATGGGATCGAGTACGGTGATATGCAATTGATCGCAGAAAGCTACGATCTTATGCAACACTTGCTTGGCCTCTCTGCTGAAGACATGGCTGAAATCTTTACTGAGTGGAACAAGGGTGAATTGGACAGCTACTTGATTGAAATCACAGCTGATATTTTGGGCCGTAAAGATGACGAAGGTCAAGACGGACCAATCGTAGACTATATCTTGGATGCTGCAGGAAACAAAGGAACTGGTAAATGGACTAGTCAATCAGCTCTTGACCTTGGTGTGCCATTGTCACTCATTACTGAGTCAGTATTTGCCCGTTATATCTCAACTTACAAAGAAGAACGTGTACACGCTAGCAAGGTGCTTCCAAAACCAGCTGCTTTCAAATTTGAAGGCGACAAGGCTGAATTGATTGAAAAAATCCGTCAAGCCCTTTACTTCTCAAAAATCATCTCATACGCACAAGGTTTTGCGCAATTGCGTGTAGCTTCTAAAGAAAACAACTGGAACTTGCCATTTGCGGACATCGCATCTATCTGGCGTGATGGATGTATCATCCGTTCACGTTTCTTGCAAAAGATCACAGATGCTTACAACCGTGATGCAGATCTTGCTAACCTTCTTTTGGATGAGTATTTCTTGGACGTAACTGCTAAGTACCAACAATCTGTTCGTGATATCGTAGCTCTTGCTGTTCAAGCTGGTGTACCAGTACCAACATTCTCAGCAGCTATCACTTACTTTGACAGCTACCGTTCAGCTGACCTTCCAGCTAACTTGATCCAAGCACAACGTGACTACTTTGGTGCCCACACTTACCAACGTAAGGATAAAGAAGGAACATTCCACTACTCTTGGTATGACGAAAAATAA
- a CDS encoding DNA-binding response regulator has protein sequence MGKRILLLEKERNLAHFLSLELQKEQYRVDQVEEGQKALSMALQTDYDLILLNAHLGDMTAQDFADKLSRTKPAAVIMVLDHREELQDQLETIQRFAVSYIYKPIIIDDLVSRISAIFRGRDFIDQHCSQMKVPTAYRNLRMDVEHHTVYRGEEMIALTRREYDLLATLMGSKKVLTREQLLESVWKYESATETNIVDVYIRYLRSKLDVKGQKSYIKTVRGVGYTMQE, from the coding sequence ATGGGGAAACGGATTTTATTACTTGAGAAAGAAAGAAATCTAGCTCATTTTTTAAGTCTGGAACTCCAAAAAGAGCAATACCGAGTTGATCAGGTAGAAGAGGGACAAAAAGCCCTCTCCATGGCTCTTCAGACAGACTATGACTTGATTTTACTGAATGCTCATCTAGGGGATATGACAGCCCAGGATTTTGCAGATAAGTTGAGTCGAACCAAGCCAGCTGCGGTGATCATGGTCTTGGACCATCGAGAAGAATTGCAAGACCAACTTGAAACAATCCAGCGTTTCGCTGTTTCATACATCTATAAACCAATCATTATCGATGATTTGGTCAGTCGTATTTCAGCTATCTTCCGAGGTCGAGATTTCATCGACCAACACTGTAGTCAGATGAAAGTTCCGACAGCCTATCGCAATCTGCGTATGGACGTAGAACATCATACCGTCTATCGTGGCGAGGAAATGATTGCCCTGACTCGGCGTGAATATGATCTTTTGGCTACCCTTATGGGAAGTAAGAAGGTTTTAACTCGAGAGCAATTGCTGGAAAGTGTTTGGAAGTATGAAAGTGCGACCGAAACCAATATTGTGGATGTTTATATCCGTTATCTACGTAGCAAACTTGACGTGAAAGGTCAAAAGAGCTACATTAAAACCGTGCGTGGTGTTGGTTATACCATGCAAGAATAG
- the mvk gene encoding mevalonate kinase: MTKEVGVGQAHSKIILIGEHAVVYGYPAISLPLLEVEVTCRVVPTGTPWRLFEEDTLSMAVYASLEYLNIREACIRCQIDSAIPEKRGMGSSAAISIAAIRAVFDYYQAELPRDVLEILVNRAEMIAHMNPSGLDAKTCLSDQPIRFIKNVGFEELAMDLSAYLVIADTGVYGHTREAIQVVESKGKEALPFLHALGELTQQAEVAIHSKDAVKLGEILTKAHGNLKEIGVSSPEADALVETALEYGAQGAKMSGGGLGGCIIALVANVNQAQELAKRLEEKGAVQTWIESL, from the coding sequence ATGACAAAAGAAGTTGGTGTCGGTCAGGCACATAGTAAAATTATTTTAATAGGAGAGCACGCAGTCGTTTACGGCTATCCAGCCATCTCTTTGCCGCTTTTAGAGGTAGAGGTGACTTGTCGGGTTGTACCGACAGGGACACCATGGCGTCTGTTTGAAGAGGACACCTTGTCTATGGCAGTTTATGCTTCTCTCGAGTATCTGAATATCAGAGAAGCTTGCATTCGTTGTCAAATTGACTCGGCTATTCCGGAAAAGCGAGGGATGGGTTCTTCAGCAGCTATTAGCATTGCAGCCATTCGTGCAGTATTTGATTATTACCAAGCAGAACTTCCACGAGATGTTTTAGAGATTCTGGTTAATAGAGCCGAGATGATCGCCCATATGAATCCTAGCGGATTGGATGCTAAGACCTGTCTGAGTGACCAGCCTATTCGTTTTATCAAGAATGTAGGTTTTGAAGAACTAGCCATGGATTTATCTGCCTATCTGGTTATTGCTGATACGGGAGTCTATGGACATACTCGGGAAGCTATCCAAGTTGTAGAGAGTAAAGGCAAGGAAGCCTTACCTTTCTTGCATGCACTAGGAGAGTTGACCCAGCAAGCAGAAGTAGCTATTCACTCAAAAGATGCCGTGAAGCTGGGAGAGATTCTAACCAAAGCTCATGGAAATCTAAAGGAAATTGGAGTTAGTAGCCCTGAGGCAGATGCCTTGGTGGAAACTGCCCTCGAATATGGAGCCCAAGGAGCCAAGATGAGTGGTGGTGGCCTAGGTGGTTGTATCATTGCCTTAGTTGCTAATGTAAACCAAGCGCAAGAATTAGCAAAAAGATTAGAAGAGAAAGGAGCTGTTCAGACATGGATCGAAAGCCTGTAA
- the mvaD gene encoding diphosphomevalonate decarboxylase: MDRKPVTVRSYANIAIIKYWGKKAEKEMVPATSSISLTLENMYTETTLSPLPVDATADVFYINGQLQNEAEHVKMSKIIDRYRPEGAGFVRIDTKNNMPTAAGLSSSSSGLSALVKACNAYFQLGLNRKELALEAKFASGSSSRSFYGPLAAWDKDSGEIYPVETDLKLAMIMLVLEDQKKPISSRDGMKLCVETSTTFDGWIRQSEQDYKDMLVYLKENDFKKVGELTEKNALAMHATTKTATPSFSYLTDASYEAMDFVRQLREQGESCYFTMDAGPNVKVLCLEEDLEHLSELLGQRYRLIVSKTKDLSQDDNC; this comes from the coding sequence ATGGATCGAAAGCCTGTAACAGTACGTTCCTATGCCAATATTGCTATTATCAAATATTGGGGTAAGAAAGCAGAAAAAGAGATGGTTCCTGCAACTAGCAGTATCTCTCTAACCTTAGAAAATATGTATACGGAGACGACACTTTCTCCGTTACCAGTAGATGCAACCGCTGATGTTTTTTACATCAATGGTCAGTTGCAAAATGAAGCTGAGCATGTCAAAATGAGTAAAATCATTGACCGCTACCGTCCTGAAGGAGCAGGGTTTGTTCGTATCGATACTAAGAACAATATGCCAACAGCAGCAGGTCTTTCTTCAAGTTCCAGTGGTTTGTCTGCCCTAGTCAAAGCCTGCAATGCTTACTTCCAATTAGGATTAAATCGTAAAGAATTGGCTTTGGAAGCTAAGTTTGCATCGGGTTCTTCATCTCGTAGTTTTTATGGCCCCTTAGCAGCTTGGGACAAGGATAGTGGAGAAATCTATCCTGTTGAAACTGACTTGAAGCTAGCTATGATTATGCTGGTCTTGGAAGACCAGAAAAAACCAATCTCTAGTCGAGATGGCATGAAACTCTGTGTGGAAACTTCGACGACTTTTGATGGGTGGATTCGTCAATCTGAACAAGACTACAAGGATATGTTAGTCTACCTCAAGGAAAATGACTTTAAGAAAGTTGGAGAATTGACAGAGAAGAATGCTCTAGCTATGCATGCGACGACAAAGACTGCAACTCCATCCTTCTCTTATCTGACAGATGCTAGTTATGAGGCTATGGATTTTGTCCGTCAGCTTAGAGAACAAGGAGAATCTTGCTACTTTACCATGGATGCGGGCCCGAATGTCAAGGTTCTTTGCTTGGAAGAGGACTTGGAACATTTGTCAGAACTTTTAGGTCAACGCTAT